In a genomic window of Branchiostoma floridae strain S238N-H82 chromosome 19, Bfl_VNyyK, whole genome shotgun sequence:
- the LOC118406864 gene encoding uncharacterized protein LOC118406864 — protein sequence MAARRICGLSKDVTLSVLPRLHFEELLVELRRREIDARGILVRVLKGVMVLEYQEQEECLAEGETSSKTSSIGDQQSAGTDDFALDDGDASHSDRRFSLCTSSPEQGYVSMEMDTSPKPEMTQPDFVGHSDAYSPDVAALEAQETGQADGKQTLPGQNSHERGFRGEENQREDDSNCYGIVISSTTSSGKGLSQQGFTTDTPTVGGIPELYTTAVPNNHEPSRGLDQPACHPYTKEQASSCYTGEVQKGGQGSFSSSNVLLSTDSGVYETTHPDENCTVSPDGSANGLRVTKSEEPGADYRASLDGSSMETDGYLDNGLDLVSRQNYTRQNSAAFSEGSGREHVGRPCSKTGMAQTMDSSNGENRCDDGDLRSGVRTSNNGTTRRDDSTNGDRYQHADDTHDSARNGGFQHQLKNGTTPYHTPVNAGAITEMHGERQAPVNSAIIERYGNHVNTGYISQVNRDLHQTGSEDVRTNAEMPLSETGGQHCGRYGDDNYDNVALNLTTRNPFENVRIKVEPVDEFSEEFGQVNMQHLSGQTDGGCQATASPSANQGPDCTTSSMMSPTGGDTTTLNQDNTPDKWWKCPHCGYMTVHGGAIASHLRTHATADCPYVCSYCTFKTVTDEFLSRHVYSAHIHRQVRCPFCRYVSRSSTAVENHIVNYHWEMTVLDDGVGREGRGTGEAISPVPRPSLKRLHCQHCAFTASRQLEMDMHMFLHDKPFVHVCRFCGYRTAERPNYVRHLRIHAGFRPHKCPFCPYSASMKHHLNDHIRTHTGEKPFSCRMCDYRAAFRSNLAQHMKKVHKVVDKFRCTKCSYTTICKQRLDNHLKQHDRKDEQRRKAKQQTTSDSDAPTSSETNTNDTVAPEVDACVDVPTPVLETSQDSEKHSENHSENQMSTDS from the exons atggcggcccgtCGAATCTGCGGGCTCAGCAAGGACGTCACGCTCTCCGTACTTCCCAGACTGCACTTCGAGGAACTGCTTGTGGAACTGCGCAGGCGCGAGATCGACGCGCGGGGCATCCTGGTCCGGGTGCTGAAAGGGGTCATGGTCCTGGAGTATCAAGAGCAGGAGGAGTGTTTAGCCGAGGGGGAGACGTCTTCCAAAACCTCATCGATTGGGGACCAACAGAGTGCAG GTACAGACGATTTTGCGCTGGACGACGGCGATGCCAGTCACAGCGACCGGCGATTCTCTCTCTGCACCTCCTCCCCGGAGCAGGGGTACGTCTCCATGGAGATGGACACGTCACCGAAACCGGAAATGACGCAGCCCGACTTTGTGGGGCACAGTGATGCCTACTCCCCTGATGTAGCAGCGCTTGAAGCGCAAGAAACTGGTCAAGCGGACGGGAAACAGACGCTACCTGGTCAGAACAGCCATGAAAGAGGGTTTAGAGGCGAAGAGAACCAAAGAGAAGATGACTCGAACTGCTACGGCATTGTGATCTCTTCAACCACGTCTTCTGGAAAGGGTCTGTCCCAACAAGGTTTCACCACGGACACACCAACGGTTGGCGGGATTCCAGAATTGTACACGACTGCAGTACCGAACAACCACGAACCGTCACGGGGTCTGGATCAACcagcatgtcatccatataccaAGGAACAAGCCTCTAGCTGTTACACAGGAGAAGTGCAAAAAGGTGGACAAGGGTCGTTTTCGTCATCTAACGTGCTCCTGTCTACCGATTCTGGTGTTTATGAAACGACGCACCCTGACGAAAACTGTACTGTTTCACCTGATGGGTCAGCCAACGGATTAAGAGTCACGAAAAGTGAAGAACCAGGGGCTGACTACAGGGCCAGCTTGGATGGAAGCTCCATGGAAACCGATGGTTACCTTGACAACGGTTTGGACTTGGTCAGCAGACAGAACTACACACGACAGAACAGCGCAGCATTTTCAGAGGGAAGCGGGAGAGAACACGTTGGCCGTCCGTGCAGCAAAACTGGGATGGCTCAGACAATGGACAGTAGTAACGGAGAGAACAGGTGTGACGACGGTGACCTGAGGAGCGGTGTTAGAACAAGCAATAACGGCACAACGCGCCGTGATGACTCAACCAATGGCGACCGCTATCAACATGCAGACGACACACACGACAGTGCGAGGAACGGTGGCTTCCAGCATCAGTTGAAAAATGGGACGACCCCTTACCACACTCCTGTCAATGCCGGCGCAATCACGGAAATGCATGGTGAAAGACAAGCTCCTGTAAATAGTGCGATCATAGAACGGTATGGAAACCACGTAAATACCGGTTACATTTCGCAGGTCAATCGTGATTTGCACCAAACGGGCAGCGAAGACGTTCGGACTAACGCAGAGATGCCTCTCAGTGAAACAGGTGGCCAACACTGTGGTAGATATGGCGACGATAACTATGACAACGTCGCGTTAAATCTTACCACCCGCAACCCTTTCGAGAATGTTCGTATCAAGGTGGAGCCGGTAGACGAATTTTCCGAAGAGTTCGGACAAGTGAACATGCAGCATTTGTCAGGACAGACGGACGGCGGTTGCCAGGCAACAGCATCCCCGTCAGCCAACCAAGGACCTGACTGTACCACCTCATCCATGATGTCACCGACAGGAGGAGATACCACTACGTTG AACCAAGACAACACACCGGACAAGTGGTGGAAGTGCCCACACTGCGGCTACATGACCGTGCACGGGGGTGCCATAGCCAGCCACCTGCGGACCCACGCCACGGCCGACTGCCCTTACGTCTGCTCCTACTGCACCTTCAAAACCGTCACCGACGAGTTCCTCAGTAGGCACGTGTACAGCGCCCACATCCACAGGCAGGTCAGGTGCCCGTTCTGTCGCTACGTCTCGCGATCCAGCACGGCAGTCGAGAACCACATAGTGAACTACCACTGGGAGATGACGGTGTTGGACGACGGTGTCGGGAGAGAAGGGCGAGGGACAGGGGAAGCTATCAGCCCTGTACCTCGTCCCTCTCTCAAACGCTTACACTGCCAGCACTGCGCGTTCACGGCGTCGAGACAACTCGAGATGGACATGCACATGTTTCTACACGACAAGCCGTTCGTCCACGTGTGTCGGTTCTGCGGCTACCGGACCGCCGAGAGGCCCAACTACGTACGGCACCTGCGGATCCACGCGGGGTTCCGCCCGCACAAGTGCCCGTTCTGTCCGTACAGCGCGTCCATGAAACACCATCTCAACGACCACATCCGCACCCACACGGGCGAGAAGCCGTTCTCGTGCAGGATGTGCGACTACAGAGCCGCCTTCAGGTCCAACCTGGCTCAGCACATGAAGAAGGTGCACAAAGTCGTGGACAAGTTCAGGTGCACAAAGTGCAGCTACACGACCATCTGTAAGCAGAGGCTGGACAATCACCTGAAACAACACGACAGGAAGGACGAGCAGAGGAGGAAGGCAAAACAACAGACGACAAGCGACAGCGACGCACCGACGTCATCAGAGACAAACACCAATGACACGGTCGCACCAGAGGTAGACGCCTGCGTAGACGTACCTACCCCAGTGCTAGAGACGAGCCAAGATTCTGAAAAACATTCTGAAAATCATTCTGAAAATCAAATGAGCACAGATAGCTAA